The proteins below are encoded in one region of Apium graveolens cultivar Ventura chromosome 4, ASM990537v1, whole genome shotgun sequence:
- the LOC141721464 gene encoding abscisic acid receptor PYL9-like produces the protein MENIQHVERHHRHDPATHQCTSSVSKHIKAPVDIVWSLVRRFDQPQKYKPFVSRCTVQGELKIGSVREVNVKSGLPATTSTERLELLDDTEHILGVKIVGGDHRLKNYSSVVTVHPEVIDGRAGTLVTESFVVDVPDGNTKDETCYFVTALINCNLKSLVEVCERMAMLDSPQV, from the exons ATGGAAAATATTCAGCATGTTGAAAGACACCACAGACATGATCCTGCTACCCATCAGTGCACTTCCTCTGTTTCTAAACACATCAAAGCTCCTGTTGATATt GTATGGTCATTGGTTAGGAGATTTGATCAACCGCAGAAGTACAAGCCCTTTGTTAGCAGGTGTACTGTGCAGGGGGAACTTAAGATTGGAAGTGTTAGAGAGGTGAACGTCAAGTCAGGCCTTCCTGCCACAACAAGCACTGAAAGGCTAGAACTTCTTGATGATACAGAGCATATTCTTGGTGTTAAAATTGTTGGTGGTGATCACAGGCTCAAG AACTATTCTTCCGTCGTGACGGTTCATCCAGAAGTCATTGATGGGAGAGCTGGCACCCTAGTCACTGAATCATTTGTGGTAGATGTTCCTGATGGTAACACCAAGGACGAGACTTGCTATTTCGTTACAGCGCTGATCAACTGCAACCTCAAATCGCTAGTGGAAGTGTGTGAGAGGATGGCTATGCTTGATTCCCCTCAAGTATAG
- the LOC141721465 gene encoding histone H3-like translates to MARTKHPAKRSTGRRAQGPPLRGTPRRNTSTPRAANTAGEQQRKPHRFRPGTVALREIRKFQKSANLLIPAAPFIRLVREISFYLAPSITRWQAEALRAIQEAAEDFIIHLFEDAMLCAIHAKRVTVMQKDWELARRLGKKGQAW, encoded by the exons ATGGCCCGAACTAAACACCCTGCCAAACGCAGCACTGGTCGTCGCGCCCAAG GTCCTCCTCTCAGG GGAACTCCGAGAAGAAATACTTCTACACCga GAGCCGCAAATACAGCGGGAGAACAACAACGAAAGCCCCATAGATTTAGGCCTGGTACAGTTGCTCTTCGGGAGATTCGCAAGTTCCAGAAATCGGCTAACCTTCTCATCCCTGCTGCTCCGTTTATCCGTCTT GTAAGAGAGATTAGCTTCTATCTGGCTCCCTCAATCACACGTTGGCAAGCTGAAGCACTAAGAGCAATTCAGGAG GCAGCAGAGGATTTTATCATTCATCTGTTTGAGGATGCGATGCTGTGTGCAATACATGCAAAACGTGTCACAGTTA TGCAAAAGGACTGGGAGTTGGCGCGCCGGCTCGGAAAGAAAGGGCAAGCTTGGTGA